In Candidatus Dadabacteria bacterium, the DNA window TTTACCCTGCCGACGAAAAAGACCTCGTTTCCATAGGCCTCAGTTATTGCCTCCCTGATGAACTCTGCGGCCTCAGGGGTAAAATAGCTTTCAATCATATCCGCTTAATTTTACACGGAGGCGTTAATAACAAAACTTTCCGGGAGATGTTGCCTTGCCCCTCGGGCTTCGGTAGCCTGTTTTGCGTGTCGGGGGAGGGATGGCCGAGCGGTTTAAGGCGCTGGTCTCGAAAACCAGTGGGGTCTTTTTGGCCCTCGTGGGTTCGAATCCCACTCCCTCCGCCATCAGTTCACCCCGAGTTCTCCTATTCAGGGATAGCAAGCTCCGTCGGAAGCCAGGTATTGCCGGCCGAACCTTGTTCTTGGAAAAAGCAAACCGTATCGAAACATATCCGCCTAATCCAAGCTTAGGTAATCGTCATATACGAAGAACCGAAAAAAGCCATCCATGCCGTTATGCGGTGAATAGCAATCTTATTCACCGCATATTTTACGGCGATTTTCTTGCTTGTGCGATAAATAAAAGGTACAATCACTGCAAACAATGCGGTAAATGATATGTGGATACATGAGCATCATAACTGGCCGAACTTCACTTGGGATATCAAAAAACTCGCTTCCAAGCTTGCCAATATTCGACACTGTCAGGGTCGTCTGTTAGGCAGAATGGAAGGATTAGGTTTCGAACTCAAGCAAGAAGCAAGTCTCGGAACACTGACAAGCGATGTTGTTAAATCATCAGCCATCGAGGGAGAAAATCTGAACCCGCAAGAGGTTCGCTCATCAATCGCTCGCCGACTAGGGATTGATATCGCCGGCATTACGTCAGTGAACCAAGATATTGAGGGTATTGTTGAAATGATGCTGGATGCGACCCAGCAATCTATCAAACCTTTAACAAAAGACAGATTGTTTGACTGGCATGCGGCACTGTTTCCAACAGGTCGCAGCGGCATGCGTCGCATCACAGTTGGTGGCTGGCGCTCCGTCGAATCCGGTCCCATGCAAGTGGTTTCAGGTCCTATAGGACGTGAAAAAGTTCATTTCGAGGCTCCAAACGCAGAGCACCTTGAACATGAGATGACGGGGTTTCTGGTATGGTTTGAGAGCAAGGATGATACTGACCCCGTGCTCAGAGCCGGTATTGCCCATCTGTGGTTTGTGACAATTCATCCATTTGAAGACGGTAATGGACGTATTGCAAGAGCGATTACCGATATGGCCCTGGCGCGTGCTGACGGCATGGGAGACCGCTTTT includes these proteins:
- a CDS encoding Fic family protein, which codes for MWIHEHHNWPNFTWDIKKLASKLANIRHCQGRLLGRMEGLGFELKQEASLGTLTSDVVKSSAIEGENLNPQEVRSSIARRLGIDIAGITSVNQDIEGIVEMMLDATQQSIKPLTKDRLFDWHAALFPTGRSGMRRITVGGWRSVESGPMQVVSGPIGREKVHFEAPNAEHLEHEMTGFLVWFESKDDTDPVLRAGIAHLWFVTIHPFEDGNGRIARAITDMALARADGMGDRFYSLSSQFESERKDYYDQLEKQQRGTPEVTGWLEWFLDCLGRAIARAEDTLSTVLFKAQLWEKINRQPVNKRQRLIINRMLEHDFRGHMSTSKYAKLAKCSTDTALRDIQHLKSRGIFIQNPGGGRSTSYRLPDTIN